Proteins from a genomic interval of Thermodesulfobacteriota bacterium:
- a CDS encoding AtpZ/AtpI family protein, protein MVPKPPAFKPKLDLKDLKDLVEHLGLVTHLGLTMVAAVGIGFALGVYLDRWTGAGGVWKAVFIPLGALSGFWAVYRIVLQTGDRADRRRR, encoded by the coding sequence ATGGTACCTAAACCCCCGGCGTTCAAGCCGAAGCTCGATCTCAAGGACCTCAAGGACTTGGTGGAGCATTTGGGCCTCGTCACCCATCTGGGCCTCACCATGGTGGCCGCCGTGGGTATCGGGTTCGCCCTGGGCGTCTACCTGGACCGGTGGACCGGCGCCGGCGGCGTGTGGAAGGCCGTCTTCATCCCCCTGGGCGCCCTCTCCGGGTTCTGGGCCGTGTACCGGATCGTCCTCCAGACCGGGGACCGCGCCGACCGGAGGCGCCGGTGA